The following DNA comes from Methanobacterium sp..
GTGACAATTATAAAGAACATAGCCTGTCCTAATTCAATATTCACACCATTTTGTGCCATGAAATAGATCATGGAAAGTATTGCAGTTCCCAGTAGTGATACTTTTATCAAGAATATGGAAGCAAGTGCATATCCCCATTCTTTGCCTTTAAATAGAAGTACTCCGGTAATTACTGCCGCAGGAACAACAACTCCTAAATCTAATGCTTGAATTACCAGCGTAGTGTAAGTTTCCAGTGCAGATGGCGCAATACCAGTTAATAATGAATCAATAATCATTTTAAGCCACATTCCAGCAAGCATTAACCCAATAATTACCAGGAATGCTGCGGCAATTTTATGGATAACTCCTGGGGAGAAACTTTTCTTGATACTTTTCGTGTCTAGAGATAATAGTTCTCCCAGGAGCGTATACAGCGATATGGAAAATATGGCCACATAAACCAGGAATAGTTGATTATAGGATGTAAGGAAAGCCATTGACGCGTAGGAATACAGGAAGTAAAATATGATCCCCACCCAAATCAAGTGTCCTCGGAGTGAATCTTTTCTGATTAAATATAATGTACCAATTAACAGTGGAATACAGATTACCAGTGTAACTAAATCCTGGCCCATCATTTGAGCTGTGCCAGAAATTGTGTCATGTTGATAAAGTCCTTTCCAAAATAATCCAGCTAAGGTTGCTATTAATGCCAGAATGGCAACTGCAATTGAGTTTGTATATATTATTTTTTTGTTCATTTTCTTCCAACCCCAATAGGTAATATATTACATATTTAGGTAATATATTACCTAAAGAGTAGGAACTAGTATATAAACTTTTTTGAAGATTAAATTTTCTTCCAGTTGATTAGTAAAATATCTCAAAGTTGTTTTAATCAGTATCCACATAATAATAATCACTGATTATTAAGGGGATTTTTGGAGGTATTAGAATGGAACATTCCCATCAGGACCATGAAATGGGCAAGATGAAAAAGAAACCCGACGGTCATGACCACCACCATATGATCGCCGAGTACAAGCGGCGTTTTTGGATTTGTTTAATTTTAACAATCCCTGTAATCGTTCTAACGTCACACATACAGCATTTTTTAGGTATCAGTCAATATTTGGCGTTTACTGGTGATATTTACATCCTTTTCATTTTGTCATCCATCATATTCTTTTACGGTGGCTATCCTTTCTTTAAGGGAATCTACAATGAGTCAAAGTCAAGAATGCCTGGAATGATGACCTTGGTGGCGGTAGCCATAACCACTGCCTATATTTACAGCAGTGCAGTGGTTTTCGGACTTAAAGGTGAGATATTCTTCCTGGAACTGGTCACCCTGATTGATATCATGCTTCTGGGGCACTGGCTGGAGATGCGATCAGTCATGGGTGCCTCAAGAGCCCTGGAAGAACTGGTAAAACTCTTACCTTCATCTGCCCATAAAATAATGCATGATGGGGAAACCATGGAGGTTCCACTTGAAGAATTGGTAGTGGGAGATCAGGTGCTGGTTAAACCGGGGGAGAAAGTTCCTGCTGATGGGCAGATTACGCATGGTGAAACTAACATTGATGAATCCATGCTCACTGGGGAGTCGGAACCGGTGTATAAAAAGATTGCAAGTGAGGTTATAGCTGGATCAATAAATGGGGATGGCTCCATCCAAGTAGAAATCCGGAAAACAGGTAAGGATTCTTTTTTATCACAGGTGATAAATTTAGTAGAAGAAGCCCAGGCTAGCCAATCCAAAACACAGAACTTGGCGGACCGTTTCGCCATGTATCTGACAATTATAGCCCTTACTGGGGGTTTCATAACTCTGGTGGTCTGGATGATAGTCACTGCACAGGATTTGGCCTTTTCTCTCGAGCGGGCGGTGACGGTGATGGTTACTACATGTCCACATGCACTGGGACTGGCCATCCCTCTGGTTGTAGCTGTTTCAACAGCACTATCAGCTAGCAACGGTCTATTAATAAGAAATAGAACTTCTTTTGAGAAAGCACGGAACATAAATGCCATTATTTTTGACAAAACTGGTACCTTAACCAAAGGAGAGTTTGGAGTAACTGATATCATTCCATTGGATGATAAATTTGACTCTGGAGAAATCTTAAAATATGCCGCATCATTGGAGGTATATTCCGAGCATCCCATTGCCAAGGGGGTGGTAGCTGAGGTGACGGATCATCTTCCGGTGGATAATTTCAGATCAACTCCTGGAAAAGGTGTTAAAGGTCTGGTTGGGGA
Coding sequences within:
- a CDS encoding copper-translocating P-type ATPase yields the protein MEHSHQDHEMGKMKKKPDGHDHHHMIAEYKRRFWICLILTIPVIVLTSHIQHFLGISQYLAFTGDIYILFILSSIIFFYGGYPFFKGIYNESKSRMPGMMTLVAVAITTAYIYSSAVVFGLKGEIFFLELVTLIDIMLLGHWLEMRSVMGASRALEELVKLLPSSAHKIMHDGETMEVPLEELVVGDQVLVKPGEKVPADGQITHGETNIDESMLTGESEPVYKKIASEVIAGSINGDGSIQVEIRKTGKDSFLSQVINLVEEAQASQSKTQNLADRFAMYLTIIALTGGFITLVVWMIVTAQDLAFSLERAVTVMVTTCPHALGLAIPLVVAVSTALSASNGLLIRNRTSFEKARNINAIIFDKTGTLTKGEFGVTDIIPLDDKFDSGEILKYAASLEVYSEHPIAKGVVAEVTDHLPVDNFRSTPGKGVKGLVGERKVEVASSGYLKELGLGFDDERVDELLSQGKSTVFVIIDGKVRGAIALADIVRPESRETVARFKEMGIKCLMITGDKKEVAEWVSQEVGLDQYFAEVLPQDKARKVKEIQEKGLVVAMTGDGINDAPALAQADVGIAIGAGTDVAIETADIILVRSNPLDALYIIKLARSTYRKMVENLAWGAGYNIFAIPLAAGVLSAYGIILTPAMGAVLMSASTIIVAINSRFLRMEK